AATTCATTAAATCCATGTTCTATATCATACATCCTCACAAGCTGGAACAAGCTAAATATTTTGCTTTATGTTAATTTTTGGTTTACAACTTACTTAATCAGGGATGTGATGTTGTTATGTTACATATTTTCTTAAAAGATATTATGTTACATTAAATGGCAGCAGAAACATCGTGACTACATCATTTCAAACATCGAACTCTGTTTACTATGTTTAATTGAAAATTACACCAAGAGGGCTTTTTAAACAGCTGCCAATTAGCTGAACGGAGACGGCAGCAGAGTGAGCGGCGCTCAGCTGAGTGCAGCACTAAAAGTTGGATGTGTTTGCGTCTACAGAGAGCATCTGAAGTGTCACTCACAGTCCGTCAGGGAGAGCGGGGCGCAGTCCACAGACTGGCTCTTGGCTGGAGCGCGGCTCTGAGGGTTGGACACAGAGTTGGTGTTGTGGATGCTGCTGCCAAAGCTGGTGCCCAGCTGCAGGCGCCTCATGTGGCGGATCACAGCCGTCGCATTAAAAGCTTGCTGTGAAGACAGGGCGTAAACAGACAAATGTAAAGCCAAAGAGAAAGACTACCACCGtatgtttttgcttttcagaatattgtgttgtgtttgttgtctgtaaTGGTCTTCTGTGCTCACCCTCCATTTGCTTTTGGCAAAGTTTTTCCGCATCTGTCGGCTGACTGATTCATGTATGTTCTTGCAGAGAGCAGTGTCTCCAGCAATCCTGAAAATTAAAGCCAAGTCCTTTTAGATCATGTCAATAACatttcacacatacaaacacagcatCACCCAAatgatttatatttgtatttgtcaGACTTTGGAAATCGTCCTTGTGCTGTATTCCTATCagctcatttattttcattctgctAAAACATCTTTGATTGATGGCTGGATGTTTTTCACACTGTAACACTTTCTGTCACATTCATCATAATATCTCTGTATGAAACCTTGTCAATGAAACCTATTTCTCTCTGTTATACCTGTTGCCGGTGTCACAAACCGCATTATTTGTATCTGAATGACCACCTGCCCAGGACCCAGAAGGCCCATTACTGGCTAACAGACCTATTCATATTGGCCACCTCAGCCAGAGACAGCAGCCCACGCCAGCCTGCTCTCGTTAGCTCCGGCTCAGGCCTGGGAAGACATCCTAATTGTTCATTAGAGCTTCCACATTCTTCAAGGATCCTTCAGGACACCAGCCACTAATTGGCAGCCATTTATTCAGCAGATTTCTCTCTGAGGGCTGGCGGTGCCGAGCAGAGGTGGGTTCGCGGCTCGGAGCCATGGCGACAGATGACAGTGGGAGGACATGTTCTCCATGACAAATGCGTAAGCCTGGGAATCTGCGTCATACTGCTGTTTAGTTGCACCAGGATGTGTGGTTCCTTGTGTTTGTTAGTTGGGGCACAGTATGGCGGCAGTTAGGTTCTCACCAAGGGTGCTCAAGAGCCTGGTCACATGTGAATCTCTTCTCCGGGTCCTTCTCCATTAGGCAGCTGATGAAGTCTTTGGCTGTGGAAGGAATCAAAAGAGCACATCCAGCTGAGAATATGTTCTACACTCTGCCAAAGCGAGCGACTGTCAGCGAGTCTTTTTTGTGACGGTTTATCTTACAGATGCTGCAATCACTTGTAAATTTTCCTAAGGCAGCTCCTGGAAAGAGCTATGAAATTCAGTAGTAACATGAGAAACAGACAATGTTCTGAGGCagcaaacaaactaaataacagttccattaatttagtttttaagGAGGAACCAGGAAATGTTACAGTAGTGGTGTGGAGATTGTGTAGTTGTTGAGACAGAGATCCTTCTAAACCCAAGAAAATACTTGTGAAATATCTGGGGGTTTTTATATTAGCATGTTGAGCTGACCTGCTGTCTAAAATCCTCTCTATGTTAGACTGAAAACACTCAAGGAGTCAAAATATAACTGAATACAATAGAATTTGTATTCGTAGACACATACAGTGACCGAAAGATGTGACTGTACGTTCAGAAGTTAAGTCAATTGGCTCGCTTTGGTTGAAAAGGGGTATGATTAACCCAGGTGAGAGAGGAGATTCAGGAGATTTGATGCCTTGCGTTGAAGTCCTTAATGAAGCTTGATTGAGGAGAACATAGCTCAACAGTACACGTAGCAACACAATGCAATGCAACGCCAGTTCTGAAGGACTGTGACTATTTAACCCACTACCGAATACTCTGTGGAAACGTGCTGACTTAAGTCACGCTGTAACTGATGGGAGAATGTGGAGTTGGGTCTGTCGTGGCGCCTGTGCGTCTCTCGTATGAGATATAGTCAAGGTTTAGATGCAAGAGGAACAGAGTGTGACCTTGGTTGCCTGGGAGACAGCACATCTTATCTGTGTCTATCTCCACAGCGGCTCAAAACAACCGTTACTTCTGTGCAGACCCGCGAGCATGACCTCAGGGCATTATATATACTTCACCAACACCAGCATGGCCGTCACCTCCTcacagaaaaagtattaaaaaaggGAGAGTCAGACAGTTCTGTGAGCTAGCTGATTTGCGGGACTGACTACAAGGTTTCAGTTGTTGGCTTTGGTGAGCATTCGAATGAGTCAATGACACTTACGCAACTGTTGTGTGTGTAGATATTCTAATTAGTCATTTTCACGCCAAACTGTGATTTTCTCGAGTTTAAATTGACACACATcttatgtgtaattcatggcacaattcaaacgagatcaaaaaatgatttgtctctcgCCGTTCGACCACCACACATAttctttctgaaataaggtcccacagTGGTTCACTGGAGGGGGTGTGACATCGCCTCTCTGTTGTGAGGGCCTAAACCTTTGACCCATCGCTGCTCTGGATGTAGATAACTGCGCTCACCTCATCATCAAATATTTactatgaaaatgtaaaatgggGAAAAGAGGGATTAGCCCAGATATAAGGATTTAATGTGTGCCAAGACCCATAAATAGGAAAACTAAGGAGTTGAAAAATAGGCATGTGCTGTTGGAGCAACTGGAGGTAAAAGGAAAAGTCTATatcttcatatttctttttacaCTGAAGGATTCAGGTGTATTAGTCAAATTTTTGCAATATGTCAGCTGTCAGATCGTTCATCGGCCTGTCCAGTAACCTTCTAAAATAAACGATTCATTTTAGGGGAAAAGTGAACCCggcccacacagacacaaacacatataagTCATACGTCGAAGCTCACCTGAGTCTGATATGTCATCCCAATACGGTGCGTCAAACTCATAGTCTGCCTTCAGAATCTGCTCAAAGAGCTTCGAATCGTTCTCGTCATAGAAAGGAGGGTAACCGCAGAGCCTGCAAAGATGAAGACGGATGATTACACAACAACAGTGAGTGCCATCATCCGGCTGATGTAGGAAACTTTAACCCAAATCTAAAAAGGATTTGCTGTGGCCTAATCTCATTCTCTGGCAGTTTGATTTTTCATATAGCATGCAAGAGGAGATGGTTCAGAGGGATTACAGACACTACATGAATATTAAGAGGGGAGAATATGGGACAAAACTGTCCATTTTCATATGATATGGAGAAAAATATTCACGCAAACTGTAAATATACAACATAAATCcatgctgtgtgtttaaatctTGATTATGAAACAGTATAAACTTCTACATAACAAGCACCAGGCAGAGGCCTCATTTGAGAGGGCATCAGAAACTCTTTCAtccaattacctcaaaattcATCACACCTAACCAATGGGTAACAACACCAGGGATTTTCCCATTGCTAACGAGCCACACCACTTAATTAGTTTGGCAGCTTGCCCTTGAAAGTTTTATAGGCTCTGTGAAATAGCAACAGCAGCTGTGGGCTTCCCTCAGACTACTGCTTGACCCTCTGACAGCTTTTAGGTTGTGTCAAAGCGTCGtatttttgtgcccaaacctaaccaaaacGTCAGCAGAATGCAACTGTTTGTCAAGTATGTAAGCTCCTCTCTTATTGTGTTGTTTGCAACTGACACAACCTACTTCTAATCTTTTGTCTGTAACTTTAACTTTGCACTCTTGATAAGAAGTTTATAATCTCAATGAGGTTTCCCTTGTGGTTTCTGAGGATTTCCTTTTAAATAAAGCTTCAGAAATACATGAAAATCAAGCcatcaaacacagaaaataagctTCAGTTAACGagcatgctgacatttaaaCGTGAGTACTTACAGAATATAAGCGATGACGCCAATAGACCAGCAGTCCACAGCTTTACTGTAGGGCTTCTGGGCTAAAACCTCAGGAGCTGGAAGAATGAAATCATGTTTTAAACAATGGTCAGAAAActaattatcatcatcatcgtttTTCAACCTTTCACATTGAGACAGGAGGCTGGAGAAGAATCTAAAATGTGTGCCTGCAGCAGATGGCAAAGGTTATCCTGTGGCTACTGGCAGATTAGATTAGATCATGTTTAGCCAACTAGTGGATGTAATTATCCCAGAGGAAGTTTCCACCAAAGCCGGAGCTCAGAGGGCGTCCTCACCCACATATCCTGGAGTCCCACAGGCGGTGGCCATCACATCGCCTGTTCCCTCCATCTTTGATAAACCGAAGTCGCTGATCATGATCTTTGATTCATCGTGGGGACTGAAGTACAGCAGGTTCTCAGGCTGCAAATAAGAGGAAAGAGTCAAAACATATGTGGTTATATGACCTTATGTGCTGTGTGGATTAAGTTTAGTCATCCAGACAGCAAGACATCATACAAAATACTGAAACAAAATCCCAGGATTTGTCATTAAAGGGTCGGCGGGGGGGGGGTTTACagctcatccaagaggcttcatCAGTTTTACCGAGAAGGTAAATCCCTGACATTTAACCTCTGTGGGTGAGCCTCACTGAGCGCTCACGTAACATCACTCACACAGGTTAACTAGCAGGGATTTCCCCTCTCAGAAGACAGAAGAGTTCTCATAAACAACAAATTCAGTGGATTTTGTAAGGAACTACGCTTGGCAATGAATATTAAACGCTGTTGTACCTTTAGGTCTCTGTGCACGATGCCCATGGAGTGCAGATAGTTGACTGCATCCAGGACCTGTCGAATGAGCCGACTGGCGTCCATCTCTGTGTAGAAGCCTTTCTCCACGATGCGGTCAAACAGCTCACCTCCAGACACCCTGTCAGCAAACAGAAAATAGACTGGTTTATATCGTGATTAGGGTTGGGCCGATGAACGGTCTGACAGCTGACAGCCATcgactactaatccctgaccatcgtaacgtcatgatttaaaaggctccccaccagagagcacaattaagtgGTGTGTCCCCTTAAagatgctgttgttgttgttgtttgtgatatgtttgctcagtgcactaacattacgtctccatgtccagtttattattttcttattaaactaGCTCAGTAAGGTGATCCCAAGACACTGTGAAGCACTTCGTTTTGGAAAATGTTACATGAGGTTATAATTATTACCAGAACACAACAATGGCACTggtacatatacagtacattgtgtggacaaaataatggaGACATCTCATTCAACTAAGTGCATTTTGTCACTGTAATTTGTAAagattttgtttgcttttgttttgaatctATTTCACTGTAATTTTGAGGCTCTAGTTAAATTGGTCAGTTACACACAATTCTACCAGATGCAGTTTTCCAGTATTTCTCATATATCATTGTGATTTTTGAGACGAACC
This sequence is a window from Pagrus major chromosome 8, Pma_NU_1.0. Protein-coding genes within it:
- the camk1db gene encoding calcium/calmodulin-dependent protein kinase 1Db; the encoded protein is MAKENGESSDGSWKKHVEDIKKIFDFKEVLGTGAFSEVVMAREKTTGKMVAIKCIPKKALKGKETSIENEIAVLRRIKHENIVALEDIYESSNHLYLIMQLVSGGELFDRIVEKGFYTEMDASRLIRQVLDAVNYLHSMGIVHRDLKPENLLYFSPHDESKIMISDFGLSKMEGTGDVMATACGTPGYVAPEVLAQKPYSKAVDCWSIGVIAYILLCGYPPFYDENDSKLFEQILKADYEFDAPYWDDISDSAKDFISCLMEKDPEKRFTCDQALEHPWIAGDTALCKNIHESVSRQMRKNFAKSKWRQAFNATAVIRHMRRLQLGTSFGSSIHNTNSVSNPQSRAPAKSQSVDCAPLSLTDCPPIAPLPSAGNAFDQDSDAPSPVCEEPSVVAEPPRPRPSTVTVIHTGTK